In Rheinheimera sp. MM224, one DNA window encodes the following:
- a CDS encoding NUDIX hydrolase, translated as MKLFDAIVNPYNGCFIGPEQLPDTVAEFAGRLAASVEAWHHHYSLVWLELPASRAELISVSVELGFAFHHCTAEKLMLSKKLQADSYLPSAATHSIGVGAVVLSASGKVLLVQEKPLEGRSPGYFKLPGGMVDAREHLVDAAIREVLEETGVAAHFDSFLGLRHHHQGQFGASNLYMVCRLTADETEPKPDPREILQARWFDSAEYLADSNASFYNKLLVQTALTGQRISSQKVPGYMKSPDDYEIFMGLV; from the coding sequence ATGAAGTTATTTGATGCGATAGTAAACCCATACAACGGCTGTTTTATCGGCCCGGAACAACTACCTGATACGGTAGCCGAGTTTGCCGGACGTTTAGCTGCGTCAGTTGAGGCATGGCACCATCATTACTCTTTAGTGTGGCTGGAGTTACCTGCCTCCCGTGCTGAGCTGATTTCTGTCTCTGTTGAACTTGGTTTTGCCTTTCATCACTGCACAGCTGAAAAATTAATGCTGAGTAAAAAACTGCAAGCCGACAGCTATTTACCATCTGCTGCAACCCATAGCATTGGGGTTGGTGCTGTGGTGTTATCCGCATCAGGAAAAGTGTTACTGGTACAGGAAAAACCTTTGGAAGGCCGCAGCCCTGGTTATTTTAAGTTACCAGGGGGTATGGTCGATGCCAGGGAGCACTTAGTAGACGCCGCCATTCGCGAAGTGCTGGAAGAAACCGGTGTTGCTGCGCACTTTGATAGCTTTTTAGGGCTACGCCATCATCATCAGGGCCAGTTTGGTGCTTCTAATTTGTATATGGTGTGCCGTTTAACCGCGGACGAAACCGAACCTAAACCTGATCCCCGCGAAATTCTGCAGGCCCGTTGGTTCGACAGTGCTGAGTATCTGGCTGACTCAAACGCCAGCTTTTACAACAAATTACTGGTGCAAACCGCATTAACCGGCCAGCGGATTTCCAGTCAGAAAGTACCGGGTTATATGAAAAGCCCGGATGACTATGAAATTTTTATGGGCTTGGTTTAG
- a CDS encoding ABC transporter permease, with translation MWQVYLKELTELLRDKKTMFFVILLPIIVFPVLFGIMGLVVANVAKKAEAEEHRYVIINAEKASELTEALFYHKNFKKVESELTEPEALKQAIRDDKFDLAIIIADDFSADAGNLSQSQWTVIYNMSSQLDMIDKYFNQLLRDYSKKLQLAKLESLGVSAEKVDALLQPVKLEKVNTAESRENLGEKIGGLIAYILIPLCLAGCSYPAIDIGAGEKERGTLETLLICPISRTSIVLGKFLTVLTTGLASALITVTSFGGWGYVIGSLMGVDIVAKTMSTLGVADLLLILMMLIPLSAIFASLLLSLSIYARSFKEAQNYIGPLSMIIFMPLILALMPGVELTWAMAMLPVANVALAIKELIKGTMDLGMLLAIFGSTVVIATALLAFCVSWFQKEKVLFR, from the coding sequence ATGTGGCAAGTATATTTGAAGGAACTGACAGAACTGCTCCGTGATAAAAAAACCATGTTTTTTGTCATTTTACTGCCGATTATTGTCTTCCCTGTGCTGTTTGGCATTATGGGATTGGTGGTGGCTAATGTGGCCAAAAAAGCCGAAGCGGAAGAACATCGTTATGTCATTATCAATGCAGAGAAAGCATCAGAGCTGACAGAAGCTTTGTTTTATCATAAGAATTTCAAAAAGGTAGAGTCTGAGTTGACCGAACCTGAAGCACTGAAGCAGGCTATTCGTGATGATAAATTTGATTTGGCTATTATTATCGCCGACGACTTTAGTGCTGATGCTGGCAACCTTTCGCAAAGCCAATGGACAGTGATTTACAACATGTCGTCACAGCTCGATATGATTGATAAATACTTCAATCAGTTGCTTCGGGATTACAGCAAAAAACTGCAACTGGCTAAGCTTGAAAGCTTAGGTGTCAGCGCAGAAAAAGTAGATGCATTATTGCAGCCAGTGAAACTGGAAAAAGTAAACACCGCCGAAAGCCGTGAAAATTTAGGTGAAAAAATTGGTGGTTTAATTGCTTATATCCTGATCCCTTTATGTTTAGCAGGCTGTTCTTACCCCGCTATTGATATTGGCGCCGGTGAGAAAGAGCGTGGCACTTTAGAAACCTTATTGATATGCCCGATCAGCAGAACTTCTATTGTGTTAGGTAAGTTTCTGACAGTGTTGACCACAGGATTAGCCTCTGCACTGATTACCGTCACCAGCTTTGGTGGTTGGGGTTATGTGATTGGCTCTTTAATGGGCGTGGATATTGTCGCTAAAACCATGTCCACTTTAGGTGTGGCTGATCTGTTACTGATCCTGATGATGCTGATCCCATTGTCCGCCATTTTTGCATCCTTGCTGCTGTCACTCTCTATTTATGCCCGTAGTTTTAAAGAAGCACAAAACTACATTGGCCCTTTGAGCATGATTATTTTTATGCCTTTAATTCTGGCGTTAATGCCAGGTGTAGAGCTGACCTGGGCCATGGCCATGTTGCCTGTAGCTAACGTGGCGCTGGCAATTAAAGAGCTTATCAAAGGTACTATGGATCTGGGTATGCTGCTGGCCATTTTTGGATCGACAGTGGTGATAGCGACCGCATTACTGGCCTTTTGTGTCAGCTGGTTCCAAAAAGAAAAAGTATTGTTCAGATAA
- a CDS encoding ATP-binding cassette domain-containing protein, with product MIKIEALAKSFAISRGQKLSDSEKQDVRYSKEAFHSVRNVSFDCGSGEVLGLLGPNGAGKTTTLRILSTALQPDSGSVLIEGVDVLKQPVLARKKIGFLSSSTGLYGRLTAYENIAYFARLHGMSETALKQRIEELFTLLNMHDFANRKADAMSSGMKQKTAIARAVVHSPKVVILDEPTTGLDIMTTQTVLDFIRSLKKQGTPVIFSTHHLDEAASLCDRVVVIDKGISAFSDSFDAFKALSADGDLRQSFMNVINPAGQNKEYN from the coding sequence ATGATAAAAATAGAAGCGCTGGCTAAATCTTTTGCCATTAGTCGTGGTCAAAAGTTGTCGGACAGTGAAAAACAAGATGTGCGTTACAGCAAAGAAGCTTTCCATTCGGTACGCAATGTCAGCTTTGATTGCGGCTCCGGCGAAGTATTAGGTTTATTAGGCCCCAATGGCGCAGGTAAAACCACCACCTTACGTATTTTATCTACCGCTTTGCAGCCGGATTCAGGTTCTGTGCTGATTGAAGGTGTAGATGTTCTAAAGCAGCCGGTACTGGCACGGAAAAAAATCGGTTTTTTATCCAGCAGCACTGGTTTATATGGCCGTTTAACTGCGTACGAAAACATCGCTTATTTTGCCCGTTTGCACGGCATGAGCGAAACAGCCTTAAAACAGCGTATTGAAGAGTTATTCACTTTGCTAAATATGCACGACTTTGCTAACCGCAAAGCCGATGCCATGTCCAGCGGTATGAAGCAAAAAACCGCTATAGCCCGTGCTGTGGTGCATTCGCCTAAAGTGGTTATTTTAGATGAACCTACTACTGGTCTGGATATTATGACCACCCAAACGGTATTGGATTTTATCCGCTCGCTGAAGAAGCAGGGTACTCCTGTTATTTTCTCTACCCATCATTTGGATGAAGCGGCCTCTTTGTGTGATCGGGTGGTGGTGATCGACAAAGGCATTAGCGCGTTTTCCGACAGCTTTGATGCTTTTAAAGCCTTAAGTGCGGATGGTGATTTACGTCAGTCCTTTATGAATGTGATTAATCCGGCAGGACAGAACAAGGAGTACAACTAA
- a CDS encoding DUF3025 domain-containing protein, with the protein MQKNSVNSRFTAPTAWLPELFSEPGIFSALAAFFPLAEQTDFPSPQLLTAWLHQHTRLQDWSFVNSTKLDDDGRYYEDFISQSQKIPMRLNNWHDLFGALIWCLFPKSKQLMNQLHMAQIQQFGSKDRTKVRHKLTLLDECGVVLCVRPSQRFMLDLLRDHQWTQAFYQHKKLWAELNPIIFGHANYEMATRPFIGLTGKLWCIELPEHSEFPKGIKGYNFVDDLLAKQLVQAELLLDNQQLSPLPLLGVPGWYKEQDEAFYADTSYFRPKRHKPDSSEATEASAGNKA; encoded by the coding sequence ATGCAAAAAAATAGCGTAAATTCCAGATTCACAGCCCCGACAGCATGGTTACCAGAGCTGTTTTCTGAGCCCGGCATATTCAGTGCTTTGGCCGCTTTTTTTCCTTTAGCAGAGCAGACTGATTTCCCATCACCACAGCTGTTGACGGCATGGTTGCATCAGCACACCAGATTGCAGGACTGGAGTTTTGTAAACAGCACAAAGCTTGACGATGATGGTCGTTATTACGAAGACTTTATTTCGCAAAGCCAGAAAATTCCGATGCGTCTGAACAACTGGCATGACTTATTTGGCGCTTTGATTTGGTGTTTATTCCCCAAAAGTAAGCAGCTGATGAATCAGTTACACATGGCGCAAATTCAGCAGTTTGGCAGCAAAGATCGCACTAAGGTGCGGCATAAGCTTACTTTACTGGACGAATGCGGGGTGGTGCTTTGCGTAAGGCCTTCACAGCGTTTTATGCTGGATTTATTACGTGATCATCAATGGACACAAGCCTTTTATCAGCACAAAAAACTCTGGGCTGAGCTAAACCCTATTATTTTTGGTCATGCCAATTATGAAATGGCGACCCGACCCTTTATTGGCTTAACCGGCAAATTATGGTGTATTGAATTGCCGGAACACAGCGAGTTCCCCAAGGGTATAAAAGGTTACAATTTTGTTGATGATTTATTGGCAAAACAACTTGTGCAAGCAGAACTGCTACTTGATAATCAACAGCTTAGTCCGTTACCTTTGTTGGGGGTTCCGGGTTGGTACAAAGAGCAGGATGAGGCTTTTTACGCCGATACCAGCTACTTCAGACCAAAACGACATAAACCTGACTCATCCGAAGCAACAGAAGCATCAGCAGGGAATAAGGCATGA
- the asnB gene encoding asparagine synthase B, translating into MCSIFGVLDIKTDVKALRQQALQLSKLLRHRGPDWSGVWNNDHAILVHERLAIVDTENGAQPLINPNRNHILAVNGEIYNHKNLEKNLTVDYQFQTKSDCEVILPLYLQHGVDFIDQLQGMFAFILYDAEQNRYLIARDHIGIIPLYYGYDEHGQLYVASELKALVPVCKQMQEFPPGHYFDSKVGKLVQYYQRDWQSFDAVKDNPADLGELRAALEQSVKSHLMSDVPYGVLLSGGLDSSLISAITQQFARNRVEDDGQSEAWWPRLHSFAVGLQGSPDLVAARKVADSIGTVHHEVLFTVQEGLDSLRDVIYFLETYDVTTIRASTPMYLMARKIKAMGIKMVLSGEGSDEIFGGYLYFHKAPNAKEFHEETLRKLDRLHMFDCNRANKAMSAWGIEARVPFLDKHFMDVAMRLNPEAKMCGKGKMEKHILRQAFDGLLPHEILWRQKEQFSDGVGYSWIDSLKAHAEKEVTDQQMATAAFRFPVNTPDSKEAYYYRVIFEEHFPHTGAISCVPGGKSVACSTPEALAWDAKMAQMTDPSGRAVRDVHEQGY; encoded by the coding sequence ATGTGTTCGATATTTGGGGTGCTTGACATCAAGACTGATGTTAAAGCCTTGCGCCAGCAGGCGCTACAGTTATCTAAATTATTACGTCATCGTGGACCAGACTGGTCAGGCGTATGGAACAACGACCATGCTATTTTAGTGCATGAACGTCTGGCTATCGTAGATACTGAAAATGGCGCCCAGCCCCTGATTAATCCAAATCGAAATCACATTCTGGCAGTGAATGGTGAGATTTATAATCACAAGAATTTAGAGAAAAACTTAACAGTGGACTATCAGTTCCAGACCAAATCGGACTGCGAAGTGATATTACCTTTGTACTTACAGCACGGCGTTGATTTTATCGATCAGCTGCAAGGTATGTTTGCCTTTATTCTGTACGACGCAGAGCAAAACCGTTACCTGATTGCCCGTGACCATATTGGCATTATTCCACTGTATTACGGTTACGACGAACATGGTCAGCTGTATGTGGCGTCTGAATTAAAAGCTCTGGTGCCTGTGTGTAAACAAATGCAGGAATTCCCGCCAGGCCATTACTTTGATAGCAAAGTGGGCAAACTGGTGCAGTATTATCAGCGTGACTGGCAAAGTTTTGATGCAGTCAAAGACAATCCGGCTGACTTAGGCGAATTACGCGCAGCACTTGAGCAAAGCGTAAAAAGCCATTTAATGTCAGACGTGCCTTATGGTGTGTTGTTATCCGGTGGTCTGGATTCGTCACTGATCTCCGCTATTACCCAGCAATTTGCCCGTAATCGCGTGGAAGATGACGGTCAGTCCGAAGCCTGGTGGCCTCGCCTGCACTCTTTTGCCGTAGGTTTACAAGGTTCACCTGATTTAGTAGCAGCGCGTAAAGTAGCGGACAGCATAGGCACAGTGCACCACGAAGTGTTGTTTACTGTGCAGGAAGGTTTAGATTCACTGCGTGACGTGATCTATTTCCTCGAAACCTATGATGTCACCACTATTCGTGCTTCAACCCCTATGTACTTAATGGCCCGTAAAATCAAAGCCATGGGTATTAAAATGGTGTTGTCAGGCGAAGGCTCAGATGAAATTTTTGGTGGTTATTTGTATTTCCACAAAGCGCCTAACGCCAAAGAATTCCATGAAGAAACTTTACGTAAGCTGGACAGGTTGCATATGTTTGACTGCAACCGCGCCAACAAAGCCATGTCGGCCTGGGGTATTGAAGCCCGCGTACCTTTCCTCGACAAGCACTTTATGGATGTCGCTATGCGCTTAAATCCTGAAGCGAAAATGTGTGGCAAAGGCAAAATGGAAAAACACATTTTGCGTCAGGCCTTTGATGGCTTGTTACCTCACGAAATTTTATGGCGCCAAAAAGAGCAGTTCTCAGACGGTGTAGGCTACAGCTGGATTGACAGTTTAAAAGCTCATGCTGAAAAAGAAGTGACGGATCAGCAAATGGCAACAGCGGCTTTCCGCTTCCCGGTCAACACTCCGGATAGCAAAGAAGCCTATTACTATAGGGTGATCTTTGAAGAGCATTTCCCACACACAGGCGCAATTTCCTGTGTACCAGGTGGTAAGTCGGTCGCTTGTTCTACTCCTGAAGCTTTGGCATGGGATGCGAAAATGGCACAAATGACAGACCCATCAGGGCGTGCTGTACGAGACGTCCACGAACAAGGTTATTAA
- a CDS encoding VF530 family protein, with product MATQAPNQPQQNNPLHGFTLQQILELLVEHQGGFAPLAKQIPLKCFSSNPSIKSSLTFLRKTPWARTQVEELFIKLKLYQKG from the coding sequence ATGGCAACCCAAGCCCCAAACCAGCCACAACAAAATAACCCGCTGCACGGTTTTACCCTGCAGCAAATTCTGGAGTTACTGGTTGAACATCAAGGCGGCTTTGCTCCTTTAGCAAAGCAAATACCGCTAAAATGCTTCAGCTCCAACCCCAGCATCAAATCCAGCCTGACGTTTTTACGCAAAACGCCCTGGGCCAGAACGCAAGTGGAAGAGTTGTTTATCAAACTGAAGTTATACCAAAAAGGCTAG
- a CDS encoding DUF6968 family protein, which translates to MHLATSEYIAKNPVGQSVPVVFNLYAPELDPLSEQGDYRCKIEIPAISFEKYAYGVDSLQALCLAVETLRLTMSSLQSDGWRFYFPQHQDHHFDLLSAYFPRSDVQL; encoded by the coding sequence ATGCATTTAGCAACCAGTGAATACATAGCAAAAAACCCTGTTGGTCAGTCCGTGCCTGTTGTGTTCAATCTTTACGCGCCGGAGCTTGATCCTTTGTCTGAACAGGGCGATTATCGCTGTAAAATTGAAATTCCGGCGATTTCATTCGAAAAGTATGCCTATGGTGTCGACTCGCTGCAGGCCTTATGTTTAGCGGTTGAAACCTTGAGGCTGACTATGAGTTCTTTGCAGTCCGATGGCTGGCGTTTTTATTTTCCACAGCATCAGGATCATCACTTTGATTTGCTGTCTGCATATTTTCCCAGATCAGACGTACAGCTATAA
- a CDS encoding plasmid pRiA4b ORF-3 family protein — MEIYTIEITLPFKAKTPWRRVIEVEDDTPFFELHYFIQTMVKFDNDHLYEFHIAKTPGRNTQRIDDGKMLNEVYPLVGSKVFYLFDFGDCWLFQFKKLRKKAEKQPRVKYPRVIESEGRNPRQY; from the coding sequence TTGGAGATATACACCATAGAAATCACCCTTCCATTCAAAGCCAAAACGCCGTGGCGCCGCGTGATTGAAGTGGAAGACGACACGCCCTTTTTTGAATTGCACTATTTTATCCAGACCATGGTGAAGTTTGATAATGACCACTTGTACGAGTTTCATATTGCCAAAACTCCAGGCCGGAACACTCAGCGTATTGATGATGGCAAAATGCTGAACGAGGTATACCCGCTGGTCGGCAGTAAGGTGTTTTATCTATTTGATTTTGGTGATTGCTGGTTATTTCAATTTAAAAAATTACGCAAAAAAGCTGAAAAACAACCTCGGGTAAAATACCCAAGAGTGATTGAGTCTGAGGGCCGAAACCCAAGGCAGTACTAA
- a CDS encoding di-heme oxidoredictase family protein → MTPPVVTPPVETPPPTEVPPPEETPPPEETPPTEELPEPELEGLPDVKTAALPKVGAPSLPPPPASLRIPDNFLRIAAAQPISVANASSSGDENGNNTAAKAIDGDLTSRWESAWGDDITDADNAWLQFDFGAKTAIGMMTLHWENAHADEYAVYVSDDAQNWYQLRYIVASQGKTEEFFNLDINARYLRIQGITRKTQYGYSLFEAEFKAPDSSNSMPELSTSALSYPLSGAGRTPLPAPAEPIEMVRFTLADGTLVTRFGMVGRSRHARERGEDWNEIGYGVNDTVDAAGKPRNKGPGAHLNFIANYFKNRTWGVEFIDNSNVPGVTEPRIVVNQYYQQAQKGGGHSFVRRFDEPGVTGFGWMSPGDLLDDSTYQDPGAACPVVAKPANGVLLRPDSGYNGVIGANDGCSVVFDRYPGHRALSANADGVLAPNGSYVDSRVLKKGDVIEFTGSFFSTREAMDAIGDNGAFRYYTNELTYVMGKGLRPWYGVQPRLMNEPLPESTLQGGLGSISFDYADNPTFMFQQPHNTIGMQNMQRFMEGRRWLHTNLWSGDHNEDGNDRNDAGRQLQGPRFNQSSCFNCHVNNGRSVAPTVRNQKLDTMAVRVGATGTDANGHYLPHPIYGQALQMNARSIETGAIQNWGNAAWVSDFVSSNVSLADGTQVELRKATIAFEGPEPAVHSIRQAQPLIGMGLLEAISDETILSRVRSTPDADGVLGTANYAYDPQTGEVRLGRYGWKAGKVSLRHQVTNAALLDMAVTSSVYPKLDCLAGPQHCDPATAEPGLPDEAVTAMTQYLYLLGVPAQRSVVSGFPKGVSPLTYLDVDPAKIAAGEKVFKDIRCVACHVSEVKTSERSEFDEVRNQNIKPYTDLLLHDMGPGLADNFTEGLASGSMWRTSALWGIGYTQFVAGGVPAGYLHDGRARTLTEAILWHGGEAEVIKNRFVNLPTAEREALLTFLKSL, encoded by the coding sequence GTGACTCCTCCTGTAGTGACACCACCTGTGGAGACTCCGCCGCCAACAGAAGTGCCACCGCCTGAAGAGACTCCTCCACCTGAAGAGACTCCGCCTACAGAGGAGTTGCCAGAGCCCGAGCTTGAGGGGCTGCCTGATGTGAAAACAGCTGCTCTGCCTAAAGTGGGAGCTCCTTCGTTACCTCCGCCACCTGCATCCTTAAGAATACCGGACAATTTTCTCAGAATAGCTGCTGCTCAGCCAATCTCAGTCGCTAATGCCAGTTCTTCCGGCGATGAGAACGGAAATAATACCGCAGCCAAAGCCATAGACGGAGACTTGACCAGTAGATGGGAAAGTGCATGGGGTGATGATATTACCGATGCCGACAATGCCTGGCTTCAGTTTGACTTTGGCGCGAAAACGGCCATAGGGATGATGACGCTGCATTGGGAAAATGCTCATGCTGATGAATATGCTGTTTACGTATCAGATGATGCGCAGAACTGGTATCAGCTCCGCTATATAGTCGCGTCGCAAGGCAAGACAGAGGAATTTTTTAATCTGGATATAAACGCCCGCTACCTGCGCATTCAGGGCATCACCCGTAAAACTCAGTATGGTTATTCTTTGTTTGAGGCCGAATTTAAAGCGCCTGACAGTTCAAACTCGATGCCAGAACTGAGCACGTCAGCTTTATCTTACCCTTTAAGCGGAGCAGGACGTACGCCATTACCAGCACCTGCTGAGCCAATTGAAATGGTTCGCTTTACCTTAGCTGATGGCACACTGGTAACCCGTTTTGGGATGGTGGGGCGCTCCCGTCATGCCCGTGAACGGGGCGAAGACTGGAACGAAATTGGCTATGGTGTCAATGACACAGTAGATGCCGCTGGTAAACCAAGAAACAAGGGACCTGGCGCACATTTGAATTTTATCGCCAACTACTTTAAAAACCGCACCTGGGGTGTGGAGTTTATTGATAACAGCAATGTCCCTGGTGTGACTGAGCCCCGTATTGTAGTGAATCAGTATTATCAGCAAGCCCAAAAGGGCGGCGGGCACTCTTTTGTCCGTCGTTTTGATGAGCCAGGCGTCACAGGTTTTGGCTGGATGAGCCCTGGGGATTTATTAGATGACTCGACTTATCAGGATCCAGGTGCAGCCTGCCCTGTAGTGGCTAAACCAGCCAATGGCGTTTTATTACGCCCTGACAGCGGTTACAACGGCGTGATTGGCGCTAATGACGGCTGTAGTGTGGTGTTCGACCGTTATCCTGGGCACAGAGCGCTTTCCGCCAACGCTGATGGCGTCTTGGCACCTAATGGTAGTTATGTGGACTCCCGTGTGCTGAAAAAAGGTGATGTGATTGAGTTTACTGGCTCGTTTTTCTCTACCCGTGAGGCCATGGATGCTATAGGTGACAACGGGGCTTTCCGTTATTATACCAACGAGCTGACGTACGTGATGGGCAAAGGCTTAAGGCCCTGGTACGGTGTGCAGCCGCGTCTGATGAATGAACCTTTGCCCGAAAGCACGCTGCAAGGGGGGCTGGGTTCTATTTCTTTTGACTATGCCGACAACCCAACCTTTATGTTCCAGCAGCCGCATAACACGATAGGCATGCAGAATATGCAACGTTTTATGGAAGGTCGCCGTTGGTTGCATACCAACTTATGGTCAGGAGATCATAACGAAGATGGCAATGATCGCAATGACGCAGGCCGTCAGTTGCAAGGCCCGCGTTTTAATCAGTCATCCTGTTTTAACTGTCATGTCAATAATGGCCGCAGCGTGGCACCTACTGTGCGTAACCAGAAACTGGATACCATGGCTGTGCGGGTTGGAGCTACAGGTACTGACGCCAATGGCCATTACCTGCCTCATCCGATTTATGGTCAGGCACTGCAAATGAATGCCCGCTCTATCGAAACAGGAGCAATACAAAACTGGGGGAACGCGGCCTGGGTTTCTGATTTCGTCAGCAGTAACGTCAGTCTTGCCGACGGCACACAAGTTGAGCTGCGTAAAGCCACTATTGCGTTTGAGGGACCAGAACCTGCTGTGCATTCTATACGTCAAGCGCAGCCATTGATTGGTATGGGGTTATTGGAAGCGATTTCTGATGAAACTATTTTATCCAGAGTCCGCAGCACACCAGATGCTGACGGTGTGTTGGGCACTGCCAACTATGCGTATGATCCCCAAACCGGAGAAGTGCGGTTAGGCCGCTACGGCTGGAAAGCTGGCAAAGTCAGCTTGCGTCATCAGGTGACCAATGCTGCGCTGCTGGATATGGCGGTGACTTCTTCTGTCTATCCTAAACTGGACTGTCTGGCTGGCCCACAACACTGCGATCCGGCCACAGCAGAACCTGGTTTGCCAGATGAAGCTGTCACGGCTATGACGCAATACCTGTATTTATTGGGTGTGCCCGCACAGCGCAGCGTGGTCAGTGGTTTCCCTAAAGGGGTGTCACCTTTGACTTATCTGGATGTTGACCCTGCCAAAATAGCGGCTGGCGAAAAAGTCTTTAAAGATATTCGCTGCGTGGCGTGTCACGTCAGTGAAGTGAAAACCAGCGAGCGCTCTGAGTTTGACGAAGTGCGTAATCAGAACATTAAACCTTACACCGACCTATTGCTGCATGATATGGGGCCTGGCCTTGCTGATAACTTCACCGAAGGCCTGGCTAGCGGCAGTATGTGGAGAACATCAGCGCTGTGGGGCATAGGCTATACCCAGTTTGTGGCTGGAGGTGTTCCGGCAGGGTATTTACATGATGGCCGCGCCCGTACCTTAACCGAAGCTATTTTATGGCACGGCGGCGAAGCTGAAGTGATCAAAAACCGCTTTGTGAACCTGCCTACAGCCGAACGTGAAGCGCTGCTTACTTTCCTGAAGTCTTTGTAA
- a CDS encoding pirin family protein, producing MFEIIRSTERGRAHFGWLKSQHTFSFGDYYNPKQMGFSELRVINDDEVSAGAGFPTHSHKNMEIISYVLEGKIAHKDSAGNEEILPAGEFQLMSAGKGISHSEYNASTSERLKFLQIWIQPNQLNGAPGYQQKDFGQLPGLTEVITPDGRNGTLTIRQDASLSQLILVAADQHLMPVKPGRAYYLHLINGELSIAGQQLNPGDGIKLTQFTELTAKAGSEPVRALWFDLPA from the coding sequence ATGTTTGAAATTATCCGTTCGACCGAACGCGGCAGAGCTCACTTTGGTTGGTTGAAAAGCCAACATACTTTCTCTTTTGGCGATTACTACAATCCAAAACAGATGGGTTTTTCAGAACTTAGAGTGATTAATGACGACGAAGTATCAGCAGGTGCTGGTTTTCCTACCCATAGTCATAAAAATATGGAAATTATCAGCTATGTACTGGAAGGCAAAATCGCCCATAAAGACTCAGCAGGTAATGAAGAAATATTGCCAGCGGGCGAATTTCAGCTGATGAGCGCAGGTAAAGGTATTTCACATAGTGAATACAACGCCAGCACTAGCGAGAGGCTGAAGTTTTTACAAATTTGGATCCAACCAAATCAATTGAATGGCGCGCCAGGTTATCAGCAAAAAGACTTTGGTCAATTGCCTGGTTTGACGGAAGTGATTACGCCAGATGGCCGCAACGGTACCTTAACCATCAGACAGGACGCCAGCTTGTCGCAGCTGATTTTAGTGGCGGCAGATCAGCACCTGATGCCGGTAAAGCCGGGCAGGGCATACTACCTGCATCTGATTAACGGCGAGCTAAGTATTGCTGGTCAGCAGTTAAATCCGGGGGATGGTATCAAGTTGACTCAGTTCACAGAGTTAACAGCGAAAGCAGGATCTGAACCTGTCAGAGCCCTGTGGTTTGATTTGCCTGCGTGA
- a CDS encoding LemA family protein, whose product MTTIITLVIAVVILFFIVSIYNQLVKLKNRFQNAFAQIEVQLKRRYDLIPNLVETAKAYMSHERETLEAVIAARNSAMTQLTAAAAQPGDAAAISQLAGAESALQGAMTKFSMVMEAYPDLKANQNMMQLTEELTSTENKVAFARQAFNDAVTEYNSYKQSFPPVIFAGFFGHQNDAKLLEFADSAAIQAAPKVSF is encoded by the coding sequence ATGACCACCATTATTACCTTAGTGATTGCAGTCGTTATTTTGTTTTTTATCGTCAGTATCTACAATCAGCTGGTCAAGCTGAAAAATCGTTTCCAAAATGCGTTTGCTCAAATAGAAGTGCAGTTAAAACGCCGTTACGACTTAATACCTAATCTGGTGGAAACCGCCAAAGCTTATATGTCGCATGAGCGCGAAACATTGGAAGCCGTTATTGCAGCGCGTAACAGCGCTATGACTCAATTAACAGCCGCCGCTGCCCAGCCTGGTGATGCGGCGGCTATCAGCCAACTGGCCGGTGCTGAATCTGCGCTGCAAGGTGCCATGACTAAATTCAGTATGGTGATGGAAGCCTACCCTGATTTAAAAGCCAATCAGAACATGATGCAGCTGACGGAAGAGCTAACCAGCACTGAAAACAAAGTCGCCTTTGCACGTCAGGCTTTTAATGACGCAGTGACTGAATACAACAGCTACAAACAAAGTTTCCCTCCGGTGATTTTCGCGGGTTTCTTTGGTCATCAAAACGATGCCAAGCTGCTGGAATTTGCTGACAGCGCGGCTATCCAGGCTGCACCTAAAGTCAGTTTTTAA